The genomic stretch CTAGTACAGGCCCCCCGCGGGTGTCAAGGCAGGCGGGCGGCGGCGTATACTGTTTGATGCAAATTTGGCGTAACGGTCCCTGTGGAAGGAGGCATGAGGAGGGCGAGACAGGGGGCAAAGAAAAAGGTATCCTCTCCGATTCAATCGACCAAGAAAGAAAAGAGAGGATACCGTGCCACGCACAAGACACAGTGTGGTGGATTTCCGCCCCTGAGAAGCAAGATATTGGCGTTATGGGCGCGGCGCGGCCCGGAGGGGACGGCCCGGTCTATGCCGCGTTTTCATGAGGCCTCCGGGGGCTATAGGACCTGTGCTATGATTCCCGGCGGGAGGCGCAATGGGTGGGACGCTCAAGAAGGCGCTGCGGACGATCGCCGCGGATCTGATCCGCGAGGCCGTTTTCTACCGGATCCTGCTCGCGCACCCGCGCACGCCGTGGACGGCGAAGGCGCTCGTGGGCGCCGCGCTGGCGTACGCCTTCTCCCCGGTCGACCTCATCCCCGACGTCATACCCGTCATCGGATACCTCGACGACCTGCTCGTCGTCCCTGTGCTGGTCTGGGCGGCTATGCGGCTCGTTCCCCGGGAGGTCGTGGAGGAGTGCCGGCGGAAGGCCGCGGCGGCGCGCGCGGGGGATCGCG from Chlamydiota bacterium encodes the following:
- a CDS encoding DUF1232 domain-containing protein, with the protein product MGGTLKKALRTIAADLIREAVFYRILLAHPRTPWTAKALVGAALAYAFSPVDLIPDVIPVIGYLDDLLVVPVLVWAAMRLVPREVVEECRRKAAAARAGDRADP